The following are encoded together in the Thiobacillus sp. SCUT-2 genome:
- a CDS encoding L-threonylcarbamoyladenylate synthase → MAQFFNIHADTPQPRLIQQAVEILRRGGVIVYPTDSCYALGCHIGDKEAAMRLLSVRGLDTGHDLTLVCRDLSELGRYAQVDNAQFRFLKAHTPGAYTFILRGTREVPKRLLHKKHDTIGLRVPDHAIVQALLAELGEPILSSTLLLYGEDVPLTEPWEIRERLEHRVDLVIDGGACGLTPTTVVDLTTDTPAVLRYGKGDTADFEG, encoded by the coding sequence ATGGCGCAATTCTTCAACATTCATGCCGACACGCCGCAGCCCCGCCTGATCCAGCAGGCGGTCGAGATCCTACGGCGCGGGGGCGTGATCGTCTATCCGACCGATTCCTGCTACGCACTGGGCTGCCATATCGGCGACAAGGAGGCCGCGATGCGGCTCTTGTCGGTGCGTGGCCTCGACACCGGCCACGATCTCACGCTGGTCTGCCGCGACTTGTCGGAGCTGGGGCGCTATGCGCAGGTCGACAACGCGCAGTTCCGCTTTCTCAAGGCGCATACGCCGGGCGCCTATACGTTCATCCTGCGCGGAACCCGCGAGGTGCCGAAGCGCCTGCTGCACAAGAAGCACGACACCATCGGCCTCAGGGTGCCCGACCACGCGATCGTGCAGGCGCTGCTGGCGGAGCTGGGCGAACCCATCCTGTCGTCGACGCTGCTCCTTTATGGCGAGGACGTGCCGCTCACCGAGCCGTGGGAGATCCGCGAACGCCTCGAACACCGGGTCGATCTGGTCATCGACGGCGGCGCCTGCGGGCTCACGCCGACCACGGTGGTCGACCTCACCACCGACACCCCCGCCGTGCTGCGCTACGGCAAGGGCGACACCGCCGACTTCGAGGGCTGA
- a CDS encoding DUF883 family protein, which produces MSTQPASGEPVAPEVTKEQLIADFKTVVADAEALLKATANQGGDAVASIRARAEASLARAKAQMADAEAALVARAKAAAKATDAYVHENPWKSIGISAGLGLLIGFLMGRR; this is translated from the coding sequence ATGAGCACTCAACCTGCGTCCGGCGAACCCGTCGCGCCCGAGGTGACCAAGGAGCAGCTGATCGCCGATTTCAAGACCGTGGTGGCGGATGCCGAGGCGCTGCTCAAGGCCACGGCGAATCAGGGCGGCGACGCCGTTGCATCGATCCGCGCACGCGCAGAGGCCTCGCTGGCCCGCGCCAAGGCGCAGATGGCCGACGCCGAAGCGGCGCTGGTGGCCCGCGCCAAGGCCGCCGCGAAGGCCACGGATGCCTATGTCCACGAGAATCCCTGGAAGTCGATCGGGATATCGGCCGGGCTCGGGCTGCTGATCGGCTTCCTCATGGGGCGCCGCTAG
- a CDS encoding peptidylprolyl isomerase, whose translation MRVARLPALILLALAPLAQAQTPAPAAPAPKAATPAADASKPLAVVNGTPIPAIYGQMVKSEMAAGQPDSPQLDARIRESLINLELLSRAALDKGLDKDPTLAAALDIRRKDQLAKAYLEDYIKSHPVTDADIQATYDKAKAQPMEPEYRAHHILVKSEAEAKKLIAEIDKKKAKFEDLAKKYSQDPGSAKNGGALDWSDRRAFVPEFSEALAGLKKGGMTQTPVKTQFGYHIIRLDDTRMPTFPPLDAVRGDIVKQLQQERVRDAIQAVRAGAKIE comes from the coding sequence ATGCGCGTTGCACGCCTCCCCGCCCTGATCCTGCTGGCGCTCGCCCCCCTGGCGCAGGCGCAAACGCCCGCTCCTGCCGCGCCGGCGCCCAAGGCGGCGACGCCGGCCGCCGACGCCAGCAAGCCCCTGGCCGTGGTCAACGGCACGCCCATTCCCGCCATTTACGGGCAAATGGTCAAGAGCGAGATGGCCGCAGGCCAGCCCGACAGCCCGCAGCTGGACGCACGGATACGCGAGTCCCTGATCAACCTGGAGCTGCTGTCGCGCGCCGCACTCGACAAGGGTCTCGACAAGGACCCCACCCTCGCGGCCGCCCTCGACATCCGCCGCAAGGATCAGCTGGCGAAGGCCTATCTGGAGGACTACATCAAGTCCCACCCGGTGACCGACGCCGACATCCAGGCGACGTACGACAAGGCCAAGGCCCAGCCGATGGAGCCCGAGTACCGCGCCCATCACATCCTGGTGAAGAGCGAGGCCGAGGCGAAGAAGCTCATCGCCGAGATCGACAAGAAGAAGGCGAAGTTCGAGGATCTGGCGAAGAAATACTCGCAGGACCCCGGCTCGGCCAAGAACGGCGGCGCGCTTGACTGGTCCGACCGCCGTGCTTTCGTGCCGGAGTTCTCCGAGGCATTGGCTGGGCTCAAGAAGGGCGGCATGACCCAGACGCCGGTGAAGACCCAGTTCGGCTATCACATCATCCGGCTCGACGACACCCGGATGCCCACGTTCCCGCCGCTCGACGCCGTACGCGGCGACATCGTCAAGCAGCTGCAGCAGGAGCGCGTGCGCGATGCGATCCAGGCGGTGCGCGCCGGTGCAAAAATCGAGTAA
- a CDS encoding site-2 protease family protein has translation MELTLIQKIAVFALPVIFAITLHEAAHGYVARYFGDMTAAAAGRISANPLKHIDPVGTILVPLVILLTSKLLGGGAILFGWAKPVPVNFGRLRRPKQDMLWVAAAGPGVNLVMAVFWALMIQLGHALGSGFASAPLMLMGAAGVFINVILMALNLIPLPPLDGGRIAVSLLPVKQAMQFARLEPYGLFILLGLMFTGILGIILWPLISLFIGLTALLTGLEPAQLVGLIQLVLS, from the coding sequence ATGGAACTCACGCTGATCCAGAAGATTGCGGTGTTCGCCCTGCCGGTGATCTTCGCGATCACGCTGCACGAGGCAGCGCATGGCTATGTCGCGCGCTACTTCGGCGACATGACGGCGGCGGCCGCCGGCCGCATCTCGGCCAACCCGCTCAAGCACATCGATCCAGTCGGCACCATTCTCGTGCCGCTGGTGATCCTGCTGACCAGCAAGCTGCTTGGCGGCGGCGCGATCCTGTTCGGCTGGGCCAAGCCGGTGCCGGTCAATTTCGGCCGCCTGCGGCGTCCCAAGCAGGACATGCTGTGGGTGGCGGCGGCCGGCCCCGGCGTGAACCTCGTCATGGCGGTGTTCTGGGCGCTGATGATCCAGCTCGGCCATGCCCTCGGCAGCGGCTTCGCCAGCGCGCCGCTGATGCTGATGGGCGCCGCCGGCGTGTTCATCAACGTCATCCTGATGGCGCTGAACCTGATTCCGTTGCCGCCGCTCGACGGCGGGCGCATCGCCGTGAGCCTGCTGCCGGTGAAGCAGGCGATGCAGTTCGCGCGGCTGGAACCCTACGGCCTGTTCATCCTGCTCGGCCTCATGTTCACCGGCATCCTCGGCATCATCCTGTGGCCGCTGATCAGCCTGTTCATCGGCTTGACCGCGCTCCTCACCGGCCTCGAGCCGGCCCAGCTGGTCGGCCTGATCCAGCTCGTGCTGTCCTGA
- a CDS encoding YqjK-like family protein, with the protein MSARLRRRAERRAGLIAQAEAQRDALARGVDRWRGPLALADRGIDALRSIGRHPGWVLGGVVLLAAVRPRRAGRWARWLWTAWQIGRRLAGR; encoded by the coding sequence ATGAGCGCCAGGTTGCGCCGTCGGGCCGAACGCCGCGCGGGCTTGATCGCGCAGGCGGAGGCGCAGCGCGATGCGCTGGCGCGCGGCGTCGATCGCTGGCGTGGGCCGCTCGCCCTGGCCGATCGCGGGATCGACGCGCTGCGCAGCATCGGGCGTCATCCCGGATGGGTGCTTGGCGGCGTCGTTCTGCTTGCCGCCGTGCGGCCGCGGCGTGCCGGCAGGTGGGCGCGATGGCTGTGGACGGCGTGGCAGATCGGGCGTCGGCTGGCCGGCCGATGA
- the hfq gene encoding RNA chaperone Hfq has product MAKEYNHLQDVFLNTLRKERIPVSVFLVNGIKLMGRIESFDQFVVLLKGQDQAAQMIFKHAISTISPSREVVLPQRDAEA; this is encoded by the coding sequence ATGGCCAAAGAATACAATCACCTGCAAGATGTCTTCCTCAACACCCTGCGCAAGGAGCGCATTCCGGTGTCCGTCTTCCTCGTCAACGGGATCAAGCTGATGGGGCGCATCGAATCCTTCGACCAGTTCGTCGTCCTGCTGAAGGGGCAGGACCAGGCGGCCCAGATGATCTTCAAGCACGCCATCTCGACCATTTCGCCGTCGCGCGAGGTCGTGCTGCCGCAGCGCGACGCCGAGGCCTGA
- a CDS encoding tryptophan--tRNA ligase produces the protein MYSDRVLSGMRPTGRLHLGHYHGVLKNWLRLQNEYQCLFFVADWHALTTHYDTPQVIDANVRDMTVDWLAAGVDPAQATLFVQSRVIEHAELHLLLSMMTPLGWLERVPTYKDQQEKLASKDLSTYGFLGYPLLMSADILIYRANRVPVGEDQIPHVEFTRELARRFNHMYGREPDFEEKARAAAKKLGSKKARLYEECRTAYQEKGDDEALESAKALLNDAQNLSMNDRERLFGYLEGSGKMILVEPEALLTEASRMPGLDGQKMSKSYGNTIALREDPETVTKQIRTMPTDPARVRRTDPGNPANCPVWQFHLVYSDDGVRQWVTTGCTSAGIGCLECKQPVIDAVLAELAPIRERAQYYEEHPDQVRNILADGCEKAQELARDTMRDVREAMGLTFSY, from the coding sequence ATGTATTCCGACCGCGTTCTTTCCGGCATGCGCCCCACCGGCCGCCTCCACCTCGGCCACTACCACGGCGTCCTGAAAAACTGGCTGCGCCTGCAGAACGAGTACCAGTGCCTGTTCTTCGTAGCCGACTGGCACGCGCTGACCACGCACTACGACACACCGCAGGTCATCGACGCCAACGTGCGCGACATGACGGTCGACTGGCTGGCCGCAGGCGTCGATCCGGCGCAGGCGACGCTGTTCGTGCAGTCGCGCGTGATCGAGCACGCCGAACTCCATCTGCTGCTGTCGATGATGACCCCGCTGGGCTGGCTGGAGCGCGTGCCCACCTACAAGGACCAGCAGGAGAAGCTGGCCAGCAAGGATCTCTCGACCTACGGCTTCCTCGGCTATCCGCTGCTGATGAGCGCCGACATCCTGATCTATCGGGCGAACCGCGTGCCGGTCGGCGAGGACCAGATTCCGCACGTCGAGTTCACCCGCGAACTCGCGCGTCGCTTCAACCACATGTATGGCCGCGAGCCGGATTTCGAGGAGAAGGCGCGCGCGGCGGCGAAGAAGCTCGGCTCGAAGAAGGCCCGCCTGTACGAGGAATGCCGCACCGCGTATCAGGAAAAGGGCGACGACGAGGCGCTGGAGTCGGCGAAGGCCCTGCTGAACGACGCGCAGAACCTGTCGATGAACGACCGCGAGCGCCTGTTCGGCTATCTCGAAGGCTCCGGCAAGATGATCCTCGTCGAGCCCGAGGCGCTGCTTACCGAGGCATCGAGGATGCCGGGCCTGGACGGGCAGAAGATGTCGAAGTCCTACGGCAACACCATCGCCCTGCGCGAAGATCCGGAGACGGTGACGAAGCAGATCCGCACCATGCCGACCGACCCGGCGCGCGTGCGCCGCACCGATCCGGGCAATCCGGCCAACTGCCCCGTCTGGCAGTTCCACCTCGTGTATTCGGACGACGGCGTGCGGCAGTGGGTCACCACGGGCTGCACCAGCGCCGGCATCGGCTGCCTGGAGTGCAAGCAACCCGTGATCGACGCGGTTCTGGCCGAGCTCGCGCCGATCCGCGAGCGTGCGCAGTACTACGAGGAGCACCCCGACCAGGTCCGCAACATCCTCGCGGACGGCTGCGAAAAGGCGCAGGAGCTGGCGCGCGACACCATGCGCGATGTGCGCGAGGCGATGGGGCTTACCTTCAGCTACTGA
- a CDS encoding BolA family protein: MSTADLIRQRLAALEPESYTLEDESAQHKGHAGAASGGGHFRLTLVSPRFRNLSTLARHRLVYEAMGELMQREIHALSITALTPEEL; encoded by the coding sequence ATGAGCACCGCCGACCTGATCCGCCAGCGCCTCGCCGCGCTGGAGCCCGAAAGCTACACGCTGGAAGACGAAAGCGCCCAGCACAAGGGACACGCCGGTGCCGCATCCGGCGGTGGACATTTCCGGCTGACGCTGGTGTCGCCCAGGTTCCGCAATCTTTCCACGCTTGCCCGCCACCGTCTCGTCTACGAGGCGATGGGCGAGCTCATGCAACGTGAGATCCATGCGTTGTCGATCACTGCCCTGACCCCGGAAGAACTCTGA
- a CDS encoding TVP38/TMEM64 family protein, which produces MKARVVLKGLALMLSLALLGYLFESSDLGNSVNEAWIDTRVRGHGVSGALLFLLMGGLFTAIGLPRQIIAFLGGYAFNVGLGTLVGALAALLGCMLSFGYARLFGQGLLRARLGERAGRFDRFIQNHPFSMTVLVRLLPVGNNLLTNLAAGISSIPAVRFFAGTLLGYLPQTLVFALVGSGAHIDPALKLALAIGLFLVSGALGAYLYRRFRHGQSLDDQVDAALDETGGSHDESRFPR; this is translated from the coding sequence GTGAAAGCGCGCGTCGTTCTGAAGGGGCTGGCGCTGATGCTGAGCCTGGCGCTGCTCGGCTATCTGTTCGAGAGCAGCGACCTCGGCAACAGCGTCAACGAGGCCTGGATCGACACCCGTGTGCGCGGCCACGGCGTCAGCGGCGCATTGCTGTTTCTCCTGATGGGCGGCCTGTTCACCGCCATCGGCCTGCCGCGCCAGATCATCGCCTTCCTCGGCGGCTATGCCTTCAACGTGGGGCTGGGCACGCTGGTGGGCGCGCTGGCGGCGCTGCTCGGCTGCATGCTCAGCTTCGGGTATGCGCGGCTGTTCGGCCAGGGCCTGCTGCGCGCGCGCCTGGGCGAACGTGCGGGGCGCTTCGACCGCTTCATCCAGAATCACCCGTTCTCGATGACCGTTCTCGTGCGGCTGCTGCCGGTCGGGAACAACCTGCTGACCAACCTCGCGGCGGGCATTTCCAGCATTCCCGCCGTGCGCTTCTTCGCCGGCACGCTGCTCGGCTATCTTCCGCAGACGCTGGTGTTCGCGCTGGTGGGCAGCGGCGCGCACATCGACCCGGCGCTGAAGCTCGCGCTCGCCATCGGGCTGTTCCTGGTGTCGGGCGCGCTCGGTGCCTATCTCTATCGCCGCTTCCGCCATGGCCAGAGCCTCGACGACCAGGTGGATGCCGCACTGGATGAAACAGGAGGCTCGCACGATGAATCCCGGTTCCCACGCTGA
- a CDS encoding YciI family protein, which translates to MFYAIVGQDVPDSLDRRLAARPAHVERLQALQAGGRLLLAGPFPAIDSSDPGPAGFSGSLIVAEFDSLADAQSWAEADPYVAAGVYGSVSVKPFNKTLPA; encoded by the coding sequence ATGTTCTACGCGATCGTCGGCCAGGATGTGCCCGACAGCCTCGACCGGCGACTTGCCGCCCGCCCCGCCCACGTCGAACGCCTGCAGGCGCTGCAGGCCGGCGGGCGGCTTCTGCTGGCCGGACCGTTTCCCGCCATCGACAGCAGCGACCCCGGGCCGGCGGGCTTCTCCGGCAGCCTGATCGTCGCCGAATTCGACTCGCTTGCCGATGCACAGTCGTGGGCCGAGGCCGATCCCTACGTGGCGGCCGGCGTGTACGGCAGCGTCAGCGTCAAGCCCTTCAATAAGACCCTGCCCGCATGA
- a CDS encoding 3',5'-nucleoside bisphosphate phosphatase, whose product MLNIDLHCHSNVSDGVLPPAEVVLRAAANGVHALALTDHDDVGGIAAAQATADRVGVTLIPGVEVSVTWSGHTVHIVGLRIDPSHPALADGLGEIRRGRMARARRMADDLAQAGIAGAYEGAYAYAVNKQMVGRTHFARWLVAQGHAPDVRSAFRRFLTRGNPGYVEHQWTTLENAVDWIRASGGVAVIAHPGRYPLDACSLHRLLDAFRAAGGEGIEVITGSHHPSEFGKFADLARAFGLKASRGADFHAPGEGVDIGRLPALPHYCKPVWQGWPELEAHLSLSPT is encoded by the coding sequence ATGCTCAATATCGATCTGCATTGCCATTCCAACGTCTCTGATGGTGTGTTGCCGCCGGCCGAAGTGGTCCTGCGCGCCGCGGCCAACGGCGTCCATGCGCTTGCCCTGACGGACCACGACGATGTCGGCGGCATTGCGGCCGCACAGGCGACGGCGGACCGCGTCGGGGTGACACTGATCCCCGGCGTCGAGGTTTCCGTGACATGGAGCGGGCATACGGTGCACATCGTCGGCCTGCGCATCGACCCGTCGCATCCGGCGCTCGCCGACGGCCTCGGCGAGATTCGTCGCGGCCGCATGGCGCGTGCCCGGCGCATGGCCGACGACCTGGCGCAGGCCGGCATCGCGGGCGCCTACGAGGGCGCCTATGCGTATGCCGTGAACAAGCAGATGGTGGGGCGCACCCACTTCGCGCGCTGGCTGGTGGCGCAGGGACACGCGCCCGACGTGCGCAGCGCGTTTCGCCGCTTTCTCACGCGCGGCAACCCCGGCTACGTCGAGCACCAGTGGACCACGCTGGAAAACGCCGTCGACTGGATCCGGGCGAGCGGGGGCGTCGCGGTGATCGCCCATCCCGGGCGCTACCCGCTCGACGCGTGTTCCCTGCATCGCCTGCTGGATGCGTTCCGCGCCGCCGGTGGCGAAGGCATCGAGGTCATCACCGGCAGCCACCATCCCTCCGAGTTCGGCAAGTTTGCCGACCTGGCGCGCGCATTCGGCCTCAAGGCCTCGCGCGGGGCCGATTTCCACGCACCGGGCGAGGGCGTCGACATCGGACGCCTGCCCGCGCTGCCGCATTACTGCAAGCCGGTCTGGCAAGGATGGCCGGAACTCGAAGCACACCTTTCCCTTTCCCCGACCTGA
- a CDS encoding DUF1840 domain-containing protein, translating into MLVTFTCKAYADITMFGEVALTMLKMMGHSPTVPGAILAEDVPAALERLEGAIAAVRQAEMTTAPKKAPSDDADEVPVSLAHRALPLIELLTAAARQRCDVMWK; encoded by the coding sequence ATGCTGGTGACGTTCACGTGCAAGGCCTACGCCGATATCACGATGTTCGGCGAGGTGGCGCTGACGATGCTGAAGATGATGGGGCACAGCCCGACGGTTCCGGGCGCCATCCTGGCCGAGGACGTGCCGGCGGCGCTCGAGCGCCTGGAGGGCGCGATCGCTGCGGTGCGGCAGGCCGAGATGACGACGGCGCCGAAGAAGGCGCCGAGCGATGATGCGGACGAGGTCCCGGTCAGCCTGGCCCACCGGGCGTTGCCGCTGATCGAGTTGCTGACCGCCGCGGCGCGGCAACGCTGCGACGTGATGTGGAAGTGA
- a CDS encoding phage holin family protein, with product MGEPAPGGGMGLFESLKTFAGSLVAIAHTRLDLLANDLEEERDWLLSVLGLLLLAAFCLGLGLLLLVLLLVVAFWESHRLLVLAGLAALFLGSGAAAVGWARHKLRTKPRLFAASLGELSKDRERLMGRS from the coding sequence ATGGGCGAGCCGGCGCCCGGTGGGGGCATGGGGCTGTTCGAATCGCTGAAGACCTTCGCGGGCAGCCTCGTCGCGATCGCGCATACCCGCCTCGACCTGCTTGCGAACGACCTCGAAGAGGAGCGGGACTGGCTGCTGTCGGTGCTGGGGCTGCTGCTGCTTGCCGCGTTCTGCCTGGGCCTGGGGCTCTTGCTGCTGGTGCTCCTGCTGGTCGTCGCATTCTGGGAAAGCCACCGCCTGCTGGTGCTGGCAGGCCTCGCCGCGCTGTTTCTCGGCAGCGGTGCGGCGGCGGTCGGCTGGGCGCGCCACAAGCTCCGGACCAAGCCCAGGCTGTTCGCGGCGAGCCTCGGCGAGTTGTCGAAGGACCGCGAGCGATTGATGGGCCGATCATGA
- a CDS encoding glycosyltransferase family 2 protein translates to MVVPVKNEQDNVEPLVREIAAALSGNTTFEIVYVNDGSTDATQARLEVLKSEFPMLRVIRHRASCGQSRAVTTGVGAARYEWIATLDGDGQNDPADIPALLAKLADPAQPPNLELLAGWRSKRNDTFVRRISSRIANGVRSRMLKDNTPDTGCGLKVFARETFLALPNFDHMHRFLPALVMRNGGAVVSVPVHHRARERGASKYGVHNRLWVGIVDLFGVAWLQRRVRLPVIEADSDL, encoded by the coding sequence GTGGTTGTACCCGTCAAGAACGAGCAGGACAACGTCGAGCCGCTGGTACGCGAGATCGCCGCGGCGCTGTCCGGCAACACCACCTTCGAAATCGTCTACGTGAACGACGGCAGCACCGATGCCACGCAGGCGAGGCTCGAGGTGCTGAAATCCGAGTTTCCCATGCTGCGGGTGATCCGCCATCGCGCCTCGTGCGGGCAAAGCCGCGCGGTCACGACCGGCGTCGGCGCGGCGCGCTACGAGTGGATCGCCACGCTCGATGGCGACGGCCAGAACGATCCCGCCGACATCCCCGCGTTGCTCGCGAAGCTGGCGGATCCGGCGCAGCCGCCCAATCTCGAACTGCTGGCAGGGTGGCGGTCGAAGCGCAACGACACCTTCGTGCGCCGCATTTCGTCCAGGATCGCCAACGGCGTGCGTTCCCGCATGCTCAAGGACAACACGCCGGATACCGGCTGCGGCCTCAAGGTGTTCGCCCGCGAGACCTTCCTCGCGCTGCCGAACTTCGACCACATGCACCGCTTCCTGCCGGCGCTCGTCATGCGCAACGGCGGTGCCGTGGTCTCCGTGCCGGTCCATCATCGCGCGCGCGAGCGCGGGGCCTCGAAATACGGCGTGCACAACCGCCTGTGGGTCGGCATCGTCGACCTGTTCGGCGTGGCGTGGCTGCAGCGCAGGGTGCGACTGCCCGTGATCGAGGCCGATTCCGATCTCTAG
- a CDS encoding ArnT family glycosyltransferase, protein MNPGSHADGSGRTRLLASLALLAGLTAVALLTRPLSPIDETRYVSAAWEMWLRGDFLVPFKNGAPYSDKPPFLFWMFQIGWALFGVNEWWPRLVLPLFSAGGLFLTYRLAARLWPQHGGLGGQAALVLVSALLWIVFSTSVMFDVMLAFWVLLGLQGVLTAAEGKRSGFVVMGVAIGFGVLSKGPVILLHLLPVVALAPWWNPGLRWARWFGGTLLAVLLGALIALAWALPAGFSGGEAYRNAIFWGQTANRMVESFAHRRPFWWYVPLLPLLLFPWFAWPAWWKALVHQRRRGLDRGARFCLAWMLPVFVAFCFISGKQPHYLVPLFPAFALLTARLLAGTAKARTGLPALLAAALGVLLILAAGGRIAALHGQVVALPPMWPGVVLIILAVLVWAGGRRGVAPVPSLALLGAATMALVQVAAMHSIEPRYDVKPMARAIKALQGEGRVVASIATYHAQYQFLGRLTEPLVELNQSSAPAWLASHPQAYAVVYLHGNTPTGAIPARHKQPYRGDIAVLVDAPTAASLLAEAAM, encoded by the coding sequence ATGAATCCCGGTTCCCACGCTGACGGCTCGGGGCGGACCCGGCTGCTGGCAAGCCTCGCGCTGCTGGCGGGCCTGACCGCAGTGGCGCTGCTGACGCGGCCGCTGTCGCCGATCGACGAGACACGCTACGTCAGCGCGGCGTGGGAGATGTGGCTGCGCGGTGATTTCCTGGTCCCGTTCAAGAACGGCGCACCCTACAGCGACAAGCCGCCTTTCCTGTTCTGGATGTTCCAGATTGGCTGGGCTTTGTTCGGCGTCAACGAGTGGTGGCCGCGCCTGGTGCTGCCGCTGTTCTCCGCCGGCGGCCTGTTCCTGACCTATCGACTCGCGGCCCGTCTCTGGCCGCAGCATGGAGGGCTCGGCGGACAGGCGGCGCTGGTGCTCGTCAGCGCGCTGCTGTGGATCGTGTTCTCCACCTCGGTCATGTTCGACGTGATGCTCGCGTTCTGGGTGCTGCTCGGCCTGCAAGGCGTACTGACGGCGGCGGAGGGGAAGCGCAGCGGTTTCGTCGTGATGGGAGTGGCGATCGGGTTCGGCGTGCTGAGCAAGGGACCGGTCATCCTGCTGCATCTGCTGCCGGTCGTGGCGCTGGCACCCTGGTGGAATCCGGGCCTGCGCTGGGCGCGCTGGTTCGGCGGCACGCTGCTGGCGGTGCTGCTCGGTGCGTTGATCGCCCTGGCGTGGGCGCTGCCGGCGGGATTCTCGGGCGGCGAGGCGTACCGCAACGCGATTTTCTGGGGGCAGACGGCCAACCGCATGGTCGAGTCCTTTGCGCACCGGCGCCCGTTCTGGTGGTACGTGCCGCTGCTGCCGCTGCTGCTGTTCCCGTGGTTTGCCTGGCCCGCCTGGTGGAAGGCGCTCGTGCACCAGCGCCGCCGCGGCCTCGACCGCGGCGCCAGGTTTTGTCTGGCGTGGATGCTGCCGGTATTCGTCGCCTTCTGCTTCATCAGCGGCAAGCAGCCGCATTATCTGGTGCCGCTGTTCCCCGCCTTCGCGCTGCTGACGGCGCGCCTGCTCGCCGGGACGGCTAAGGCGCGGACGGGCCTTCCGGCCTTGCTGGCGGCAGCGCTGGGCGTGCTGCTGATCCTGGCCGCCGGCGGCCGGATTGCGGCGCTGCACGGCCAGGTCGTCGCGCTACCGCCGATGTGGCCGGGCGTGGTCCTGATTATTCTGGCGGTTCTGGTCTGGGCCGGCGGGCGGCGCGGCGTCGCACCGGTCCCGAGCCTGGCGCTGCTCGGTGCCGCGACGATGGCCCTCGTGCAGGTCGCCGCCATGCATTCGATCGAGCCGCGCTATGACGTCAAGCCGATGGCGCGGGCGATCAAGGCGCTGCAGGGCGAAGGGCGCGTGGTGGCCAGCATCGCGACCTACCATGCCCAGTATCAGTTTCTGGGAAGATTGACGGAACCGCTGGTGGAACTGAACCAGTCGAGCGCGCCTGCCTGGCTGGCGTCACATCCGCAAGCCTACGCGGTGGTGTACCTGCACGGCAACACGCCGACCGGCGCAATTCCCGCGCGCCACAAGCAGCCCTACCGCGGCGACATCGCCGTGCTGGTTGATGCCCCTACGGCCGCCTCGCTGCTGGCCGAGGCCGCCATGTAA
- a CDS encoding septation protein A, protein MKKLLFDLFPIIVFFIAYKIGDANAEATRAFMAGLGLPQPVGVGEKPGIYLATLVAIVASVGQIVWVKLRGQAIETMMWVSLGLIVLFGGATLWLHDETFIKWKPTVLYWIFAAIILGSAAVGRNVIKGLMNTQMELPEVAWSRLNASWGGFFAFMGVANLVVAFNFSTDTWVDFKLFGSLGLMLVFVIGQSMMLTKYLDKEEKQ, encoded by the coding sequence ATGAAAAAACTGCTGTTCGATCTCTTTCCGATCATCGTCTTCTTCATCGCCTACAAGATCGGCGACGCCAACGCCGAAGCGACGCGCGCGTTCATGGCCGGGCTCGGTCTGCCGCAACCGGTCGGGGTGGGCGAGAAGCCGGGGATCTACCTCGCGACGCTGGTCGCCATCGTCGCCAGCGTCGGGCAGATCGTCTGGGTGAAGCTGCGCGGGCAGGCGATCGAAACCATGATGTGGGTCAGCCTCGGCCTCATCGTGCTGTTCGGCGGCGCCACGCTCTGGCTGCACGACGAAACCTTCATCAAGTGGAAGCCGACGGTGCTGTACTGGATCTTCGCCGCGATCATCCTTGGCTCCGCCGCCGTCGGCCGCAACGTCATCAAGGGCCTGATGAACACGCAGATGGAACTTCCCGAGGTCGCATGGAGTCGGTTGAACGCGAGCTGGGGCGGATTTTTTGCCTTCATGGGGGTTGCAAATCTCGTTGTCGCCTTCAACTTCTCGACCGACACCTGGGTGGACTTCAAGCTGTTCGGCAGCCTGGGCCTGATGCTGGTTTTTGTGATTGGCCAGAGCATGATGCTCACCAAATACTTGGACAAGGAAGAAAAGCAATAA